GCGATCGCTTAAATCTGGGGGGATAAAGTAGCTCATATTCTCTACTATTCCCAAGACATTAACCCCAAGTTGCTCGAACATTTTTAGTCCTCGACGGGCGTCGATGAGAGATACTGTTTGAGGAGTGGTAACGATAACCGCCCCCGCCATGGGTACTGCTTGAGCCATGGTTAATTGAGCGTCTCCTGTACCTGGGGGCATATCTACGATTAGATAATCTAGTTCTCCCCATTGTACCTGATAGAGAAACTGACGGATAATACCATTAAGCATTGGTCCACGCCAAACTACTGGTTGATCTGGTTTAATTAAAAACCCCATAGATACCATTTTGACGCCGTGGTTAAAAGCGGGTTCGAGTACTTCGCCGTTAGCTCCTTGTTGTACCATAACTTGAGCGTTGGCTAAGCCTAACATAGTGGGTGTATTTGGACCATAGATATCAGCGTCTAGTAGTCCTACTTTTGCTCCTAGATTAGCCAAGGCTACGGCTACGTTTACCGCTACGGTACTTTTGCCTACTCCTCCTTTACCACTGGAGATGGCGATAATATTTTTAACTCCTGGTACTCCTTGTTGATTGGGTAGGGATTTTTGTTGGGGTGTTTCGGCGGTTACTTCTATATCTACTTGGTTGACTCCAGGTAATCCCTTTACCGCTTTTTGGCAGTCTTCTACGATGAATTCTCGTAAAGGACAAGCAGGAGTTGTCAAGACGAGGGTGAAGCTAACGCGATCGCCTGCTATTTGAACATTGCGAATCATATTCAATTCTACTAGGCTTTTACGCAATTCTGGGTCTTGAACTGGTTTTAAGACATCTAAAACGGCTTGGGTATCAGGCATGATTGAGTTAGCTAATGGTACTTATGGTTATATTTTCTTATATTTTACCTATTTTGGGTTACCATTCTGGTATCTTTAGACATAGGATACCTTAACTATCTAGTCGGAGGATGACTATGCCTTTTTCAATTGATTCGGCTCGCAATATCTTTCCTAATACTCTTGCAGCTGATGCAGTGCCTGCTACCATTGCTAGATTTAATCAACTAAGTGCGGAAGATCAATTGGCGTTAATCTGGTTTGCTTATTTAGAAATGGGTAAAACCATCACTATTGCTGCTC
Above is a window of Gloeocapsa sp. DLM2.Bin57 DNA encoding:
- a CDS encoding iron-sulfur cluster carrier protein ApbC, which produces MPDTQAVLDVLKPVQDPELRKSLVELNMIRNVQIAGDRVSFTLVLTTPACPLREFIVEDCQKAVKGLPGVNQVDIEVTAETPQQKSLPNQQGVPGVKNIIAISSGKGGVGKSTVAVNVAVALANLGAKVGLLDADIYGPNTPTMLGLANAQVMVQQGANGEVLEPAFNHGVKMVSMGFLIKPDQPVVWRGPMLNGIIRQFLYQVQWGELDYLIVDMPPGTGDAQLTMAQAVPMAGAVIVTTPQTVSLIDARRGLKMFEQLGVNVLGIVENMSYFIPPDLSDRQYDIFGSGGGEKTAQELQVPLLGCIPLEIPVREGGDAGIPIVRQNPDSASAQALVKIAQAIAARVSVAAYA